The Juglans regia cultivar Chandler chromosome 6, Walnut 2.0, whole genome shotgun sequence genome contains the following window.
TGAAAATCTTTTGGCCATGCAGATAGGGAAGCAATTGGGTTTTTCATGACACATAGTTGTCCTTCATAAGCTTGACTCTAATTTGGTGGGGTGACATCAAGGTGTATCAATCTAGTGGTCAAAAGGGTGACAGTACATTGGAGAGGGATGAGAAAGACTGAGATTCATAAGAAGACATGATGTAGTTCAAGAAAAGATAGTTCATCATTACATAGACTAGAAGACTTTGACATGGACGATACTTTACTACATTGTTTTTATCAACTACACTATCTTTATCTATTGTATAGAATTCTTGTTCAACTATAACTCTCTTGTCCTTAGTTCTCAGTTTGGCAGTAGGTGTTTCAACATGCCCCGCAATCTCAACTCTCTTGTCTTTTTCTCTATACTATTTACTAACCTAGACTCTTATTAGCAGCTTCTCATTATCCTCTCTTGCATTTAGCCACATAACATCACCATTTCCTATCTTAtgtcctttctttttttccaaatgatatgaacttcTAAAAATGAGATTCTCATTGGCTATTTGCTCCAAATAGGTTTATCATAACTGTTTAGCCATAAATTAGATATGCTTCATGCCTTTAGAATATCTCTTTTATTAATGACATGTTCCATCATCAAGTATCTATACCTATTCTTCCACTTTTTGCATCTTAATTCATGATTTCCGCTGTGATTGAGCTTTGTAAGTTGCCCGTGAAGGCAACCACTTGTCCCTTCATATATGTTACTTTACTTTTTCCAGTCCTCGGTCAAAAGTTGAGTGGATACTGTGCCAAATGATTGAGGGGCTATATCTCAATTTGAATTTTAGCAAATTGGGATGACGAAACAATAATGAAAACTACTATGTTACTTTTGTAAGTTTTGTCTAGTGGGTCCCTCCATGGAAGCCCACGTGATCCACTTAAACTAAGCAGCATTTCAGTAATTTTATCAAAAGTAGGTTTTGTGttttaaaagaaagagaagtatCATGCATGTGTTTCagcaaaaaaatcagaaaaagagagagggaggagtgTGACATCGAATGTGAGAGAGATAAGCGTCTTTTTTCTCATACTTCTATTAAAGTTTTAAGAGATCATATGTGGtatgattttgatgaaattttagTATGTTATTCTTGATGTGAGAGTTTCGTTTTGACGTGTGCTGATCATTGAAATTATTTCCGGTTGTTTACTTCAAATATCTACTTAGTGAGATTTTTTTGTTGCTCTAGTCAATGAAAAATGACAACtttactacttttttacaactttACATGAAATGGAggatagttttgtaatattaagatttatttttaatagaataatatgaTTTCATTGATAGTttgaaaatgagttgtaaaatagttgtaaaagagttgtagGTGCAAAGGATAGTTAATATCTATTTGTATGGTGATGATTATGTGTTGAACCAAGAATAGAAATATTCTTAAAGTACTGGTAACCAATAAAGATTGTTCTAGAGAAGAGAGTctataatctcttttttttagaataacAAAGATATACATTCATAAATAAACAGACAATACATAGTCAATAATACATCCAGCATCCAGACTGGGGGTGTACACCAATGGTTTCGGCCTCGGTTTTGGTGCAAAACTGAGACCCCATCTACATCGAGAAAGAGAGCTCAACACTGGCCTCAGCTACTCAATTGGGGAGAGAAAATCGATATTATCAGTCTTGACACAGTGCACGGTTTGGTTCTTAGGTCTGTCGTCGGCGTCTCTGTGACAGATGAGGGATGTCGTGTCCATTGTCGAGTGAGAGTAGAAGCTTAGGGTTTAGGGttgcagaagaagaagaagaagcgggAGGAAAAAGAAGACGCGAGGAAGAataagagggggggggggggaggggttAATGAAACCTAATTCAAAACGGGGTTGTTTTTCTTTAAGACAAACGGCCCCGttctatatgtttttttttaacttccacttttaaaaatgacgtcgttttatatacatatattcaaaaaaagaaaggatcGGCTGGTTTAGTGGTTTCCCAGGGGTTCAAACTAGTGCCGAACCGTCGACGTCAATTTTCCCTCAAATCCTCTCACCTGCTGAACGGTTCTTCACCGGTTTCAACCGGTTCCTGAATCCGACGGTCGGTTCGCATCGGAGACGGTCAGCCCGGCTGGTTCCTGTATAGCCCTAATCCAGACATAGAACATCACACCAGGAAGAAAATAACAAATCGCCCAGCAGCACAAAGAAGACATGCCGATCTACCCCTAGTAAAGAAAATCATAAGATTAACCACTAGAAAAGGCTACAGAGTTAGCAGCAACTCTACTAGCCAGGAATGATGGAGGTTCCTTCCACCATTGAAATGTGTTATCCACCATTTTGGCATGACGAGCTAAAAGATGAGCTATCTTATTTCCTTGTCTAGCTGCATGCACAATTTCTGAATGGTGGAAACAGGACAACAAagatttaggccttgtttgttttctaaaaacatctcatctcatgtcatctcacctcatcattacaactttttcaaatccccacacaaaataaaataaacaattcaactttttcaaatcccaaaacaacaataatattaaaaaatatattctaacaatattttattcaactttttaattttaatctcaactcaactcatctcatctcatctcatctcatctctgaaaacaatgCTCGGAGCCCTCGCATCTCGCCGTTCGTCGCGCAGTCCAACATGGTGTTCGACAACAGTGTGTTCTGGAACGGGGGGATTCATTGGCTTAGTCCCTCGGGAGCTGGATTGTGTTTTGATATTGAAGAGGAGATCCTCGGAGTAATGCCGAGTGCTCCGGTTTCGGAAGGGTGCGCCGATAGGAGGCCTGGATATTTTGGAGCGTCCGGCGGCCATTTGCACCTGGTTGAGGCCTATGGTTCTGGGATGACCCAATTCAATATCTTTGAAATGGAGAGAGACTACACTAGGTGGTTCGTCAAGTACGAGGTTGATCTTGGTGCACTCGTTGATTTTCCTGAGACACTATTAGTTCGGGACTTCATCATCAAAAGTGAGTACACTTACTACGCTTATATGGAGTTTGTGTTGTTAGGAGGAAGGATTCGTCGATACTGCTGTTGCACTTACCTGGCAAGATCATATCTTATAATCTTGAAGACAAGAGTTTCAAGTAGCTTTGCGACTTAACTCCCCATCATCGCAATGAGACCGTGACTACATTGCAATCCCAATTTGGATAGCTTGAAGCGTTTCAATACACTGAAACTTTGGCTTGTGTTTGATGATTCGTATGTCTATCCTGGTTATAGATTTTGGTGTTCCAAATTCAGcttctttttgttgtaattatgcaCAGTTGCAACCTTTTTGCCACTACAAGCTTTCCCCCTGTAATTATCCTGCTGTTAGAGCCTTTTTTTGCTGCTTGTCTCACTGTatctatgatatgattttatggcTATCAACTTTCTGGTGGTTGTGGGTTTCATTTGGTTACCAAGTTTGCTTGCAGTTGCAGAAAACGTTGAATTGCTATGATATGATTATGTATGGCCTCAAATGCATGTAAAGGGTAACTTATGGTATGAAGCGTGCTATATGGTAAAGCAGGGTGTTGAATGTTTAATGATATGTACTTGGGAAATCAAAGTTTCCTGTGGAATTCATTAGATTGTGCACTGTGAACTGGGAATTTCGCTTGAAGTGTATTGATTTTGAATCTGAATTCATCAATGTGGATTAGAAATTGCTATCTTAGTGTGAAGGAACGTCCATTATGTTGGATTTTCTGTGTAGTACACTTCAGGGGATTTTGTTAGAAATTATCTTGCCTGctgtcattaaaaaaatgttatgatATCAGTAGATTCTTAAGAAGTAACCctaaggggttggcccaagtggtgaaggtctTGGTTTTGGaatatcactcccttcaaagTCTAATATTTAACTACTCATGAGTGCAAACAATTATTTGGGATCACACTTCCTGATGAAAAGCCAACGATTTAACTAGTTCCATATAAGGAAACTTTTAACAATGCAGTGCACGAGATCGAGATTGGTCCGAAGGGTCCTGCCTTAAAGAGGTTTCTcgagatgagaaaaaaaaaaaaaaaaaattcttaagaaGTATCTCGTTCTAGAGATTACATTACACTAGCACAATTACCGATTTGACCACATTCTGCACTGtcaaaaccatttttttcaaCTTGACACATTCAGATTGATACCTGTGACTTCAAATTTGAATCTTTCTCATTACTCCactttagtgattgtggtagaGATGTAGTTATCAGTCTCATATTAGGCATTAAAGTGGCGAGGATGATGACATTTTTGCCTTTGGATTATTAGTTTCCGAAATAtatcaagggaaaaaaaaaagttaagagaCTTGATTAATTTGGAATATCTTATCAAGAAATAGAAATTCTATGCAAGATCGagaaattctctctctttttattattttcctcaaGTCATTCCTCTGGTGTAGAAGGCTAAAATGTGGGTTAAGCCTGGTGGAGGTTGTCTTTCTGGGTTGCTTGCAAGAACCAGCATGAAGTTGATCTTTTACTACCAGCGGGATTagggtctcgtttgttttcacgtCTATTAATTcctctcatctaattattacaatttttttcaaattttcacacaaaataaaataaataatttaactttttcaaatcctaataaaaacaatattttaaaaatattttattcaacttttaattttaattttaactcatctacaaaaataaacaaatcataaaACTTCCATTTGTCCCAACAAACTGTATCCATGACCCTAGCGATCCAAGCACAGACTCATTCACATGACTAAAAATGGGTTTTGCTGATTGTGGGCAATGTTTTCATGTGCTgaatttatttactttgaaATAATACATTTACACGTTTCTCTGTGCAGCAAAATCAGATCCCTGTATATGTTGAAAGTTTCTATCCCAGATAGCATTCAGAGTAGATCAGCTGATCTTTATCcaccaaaaacaagaaaaaaggaaattgaATCGCCACCATATaagttcttattttattttatgatattttctgAGACAAATCGTCGTGGATAATCATTTCAGATATGAACAGAGATAGCAGGTCAAAGCAAGCTTTCATCAAGAATAACATACATCCATCATAACCTAGAATTCTCATCAAGTTGAGTGAGCTGCTGACGCAAAACCCTTCTCATTACCTTATTTGTTGCTGTCCTTGGAAGAGCTGAGAGAGGCACGACCCGAGAAACCTACACAATTCAGAATACCGATTAGAATGTCCGTCCAAAAGTTTTATCTGAAAAGCAACTGTATGTGGAGCAAACATTAATACCCTGAATAAAGGATTTAGATTTTTCTGCACTGCTGAATTGAAAAGTATCTTCAACTGATTTAAGTCAGCTTCCATGTTATCTGAATCCTTGAATACAACCGCAATTACCAACTGTTCAGGTCCTCCTCCTGGCGGTGGCACACCAATGGCAGCTGTCTCGAGCACATTGTTATCTACCGCATTACAGATGCGTTCAATTTCAACAGAACTCACCTGCCCAAAAGAAGGGAATTGGTAAGGGAAGACTGCATATACTGTTTTAATGTCGAGGAATCCCTGAGACAGTGCAAACACAACATGTATTTCACCGGATTAAACTCGGACCCATGTAATGCATCCCCATCACATGGATCAAGTAAATTATCGGCTTGAATTTGACCATTTTTACAAGCAACCCATTATTTGTTGAAGAtatgagaagaagaagggaaaaagaatcaagaaaaaaagatgtgAACGGAccaaaaaaaacacaagaacaagaacaagaacaagaaaacaccagtctaaaaaaaaaggcttaaaaCCAAGCACCACAAACAAATCGTTTGACAGTTAGATTATTCAAAATACTAATACTCAGATCATAGAATAGGGATATCAGTACACCATTGGATTatccaaaacttcaaaaagGGAATCCTTGCGCATAGTGAGTCCTTGTTATATGGAACAAGTAATATGTATCAACAGTACAGCTTTGGAAAAAAACCTACTGCAAGCATCAGCTGCAACTCGCTCCCTtactatatgatatatgattCTTAACTAATATGAATGAAAACTCTAACCTGGGACATGGTATCACACAACACAGGACCATTATATCAACAGAACTTTTCTTTACAGTAAAtagaaatctaataaaaatcTCGAGGACAAAATCATGAAGAAAACCGTTACTTCcacaattttttctaattggAAAGATTTACTCCTGCATACTTCTTGAGTTAATCAAACTAGTGTCGttttccaagtgtccaaatatgTCATTAGATTTCACAACGAAGTTGCATTGGGAAGTGAATCATATTCCACAAGGAACAATGCATACCTTTATACCTCCGAGATTCATTGTATCATCTGCACGACCATGTGCCTGGTAATATCCAGTAGAAGTCCGCTCAAACACATCCCCATGCCTCCGAAGAACCTGCACAAGGAAACTCAACTGCAAAATTCAAGAAGCTTATACACCAAATTATCCTGAAGATGGAGAAGAATTTACTTACCCTTCCCTTCCAGGAAGGCATTCCCTTAAAGTAGACATCATAGTGATTGGCATTCAGCAGTAAATTAGAAGCCCCAAACATGTGGGGACCAAGTGCCAATTCACCAATCCCCGGTTGATTCTGCGGCTAAAATAGAAGATGACAAGATCATATCGAGTACCTCGaataaatgtatgaaaaaaaagaaggataaattctcataaaattatttatgtcaATTACCAATGAAATTTGAAGGAACATTCAATGTGAGGTGATTTGAAAAGTAGAAGTCAATCCCAAGCAATTTGCAAATATAACATTAGCTTGCGAATGCATAAGTTATTAAAGAGATACTTCAGATACTATAGTCTAATTAACCTTTATTCCCCTAAAAAAAGGCTACTTGTTACTTACAATGGGATGACCATCGTTGCCAAGGATAAACAAACAGCAGCCCATAGCTGGTGTGCTGAAAGCAGCCAATGATTGAGCCTGCAATAATGAGCCAGTAATAAATCCACCTCCAATCTCCGTGCCACCACAATATTCAATGATAGGCTTATAGTGAGCTCTCCCCATCAGCCATAGGTATTCATCAACATTAGATGCCTCACCAGTGGAGCCAAAGCAACTACCAcaatttaaaatgtaaaatacacAAGTCAAACTCAAACACAAATGGTACTTCAAAAAGATGAAGGGTAACAACTGTGACTTAAACCTACCGGATGGCAGACCAATCAAAACCAGCCATACAGTTTCTATTCTTCCATGCCCGAACAATACTTGGGATCACTCCAAGCATAGTAACTTTAGCATCCTGGACAGATAGAAAGTATATTCATTTAGACAACATAGAAAAATGAACTAACAAAATGTGTAGCAAAAAATGTTCTGAATATGAAAACATGCAATGATAAATGCTGTCAACATCACTTCAAAGtaatcatgaatttttttatgtttacttTTTGCTAAATAAAATCAGTATTAATGTACAAAAGTGGGacaaattaagatatataaattgTCAATATTGAGGAGTCATAAAGTTATCTCTCTTATGCCCCTTATCTTGGGGCATCTTGCTATCCCCCACTAAATAAAGCCCCTTCTATGCTCACTATGCTTGTCAAAAATCAAGTCATGGAGTAAGAGCTTTCCCATTATAGAGCGCTCTTGCTATTGAATCTTTCTTTAACTCAATTTGTGTTTCAATGTAGTGAGGGGTTGTCAATAACTACTCACTTGGATGTTTGGCATTCCTTTTTGGGTGAACTTACTTACCAAACCCAAGCTTTTTGGCATTTATGGTTATAAACAGAGAAATATCTACTTAAACATTTGCCCAAAAAAGTTACTTAAGGGTGTAAGAGTGACTATCACACCAGGAGATTTACAAGTACATCATCACaatggaaagaagaaattaaCATTAAAGATTTGGGCATGTTTGGATGTAAGATAAGATTATATTTGCCCAAAAAAGTTATTTAAGGGTATAAGAGCGACTATTACACATGGAGATTTACAAGCACATCATCaatggaaagaagaaattaaCATTAAAGATTTGGGAATATTTGGATGTAAGATAAGATCATGAATAGTATAgaaatgtttgtaaatagttgtaAAATCTTTTTGAGATGAAGCTTTGATAGGTTTGATGAATaggaaaaattttttttatgtttatcatgataaataattttcaaaaaactaataaagcaggaaaagaaaatgatcacAGCAGTAGTGCCATCACAGGGTGGCTGctgctttatttttataatttttgtttaaaatactAATTAGACATtagttttttgagtttttggttttttgaaaattgagtaagacaacttttatgtttgtatgtttgggaatgagatgatCTTTGGCTGAAAAATATCTTCGACTTTTGAATGAACCGTGTTACCTAAACATGCCTGAATAAAGGCACAAGTGAAAGGGAATGTCCTTCTGGACAAACTGAAACCCCCTCTCCTTCCCTCGTGTAAAACCCCAAATTGGTGCGTgaataatgaaaaagttgatGGACTCATATGCGTGCAAAGTCCCAAATTTGGGGACggctttataatgattccatgGCTGCCAATTATAGCTTTGACTGAGACCATTTTAGTGCACAGAACTCAAAATTTTCACCTGAACAAATTTGGCAAATCCAGAACCAAGGGGAGATCCATTATACAAAGCCATGGAAGCCCCATTTAACAATGAAGCATATACCAGCCAAGGACCCATCATCCAGCCAAGATTCGTGGGCCAGGCAATGATATCACCGTTTTGGATATCCATGTGGCACCATGCATCTGCAGCAGCTTTAAAAGGAGTTGCATGGGTCCAAGGAATTGCTTTTGGCTCTCCTACACCAGGAAATATGCAGAGTCAAGTATTTCAGTGTATGGAATTTAATCAATGATTTTCACATATTGTGCTTTATTGGCACCGTATTGCCTAATTACTCCCCAGGAAAACAGACACCGCTTCATCTAACCttcaaaaaaacaaagcacTAATTACAGGTTTCTGTGGTTGACATCAAACTTTGCTTCCATTCTAAATTCATTACTTGGCAAAGAGAATATTCAAGGGAGAGGTCTGAGAGAAAATCTAAATTGTAAAAGCTTAATTACCAGATAATTCTTTGGACTGGAAGCAAAGTCCCATGCATACTAGTTTTTTTATCGGTATCAATAGGATTATCCCTTTGTACTacctctttttttgttttgctttgttttgtctttgtctttgttttgcttttgtttttgtttttgtttttgcttttatgatttttttttaatgattttaggTCCCCCTTGGAACAATCAGGACTCTTGGCAGTCTTCAATTCTATTGGGGACCTTCATTAAGGCAAAAGGCATGTAATGAGTTATGCGTCAAACAAAGTGAGCAACACGAACCAGCAATAGAATTGCAAAAAGCGACTAGAGACGGAAAAAGACAGGCTTGCATCAGTAAAAACTTCTATCTCCATCAGATTAGAGCAACCGATGGCAATTGCCATAAATTCAAATGATAATTGTGACAATTTCAGAAGAAAACATTATAGAAGTTGCTTTTACCAAACTCCCttccatttttttctcaaatctgTTCCATTTATTTCCCCATTCCGTTCCGATGCGTGTCCAACTTGATCCATAAGGGCGCAGTCTAGTGGTCAAGGCTGGGCATGGGATAAACTGAAGAATGGGAGATTCTGGGTTTGATTACCCACTAGGAGTTTCCTTGAATGATCTGGTATACGGTTCTTAAGGATAGCGTCTTGCTCTAGGGTCTACTTCAGAGGAGTGGGTCCTAAGGGGCCTACCTTGGTGACATTCCacatcataataaaaaaattagttgatcAGAATCACCTGCAACCAAGATACCCTGAATACGACAGAGATATCACTACTATATGTCTAAGATACTCCATTATAAGGAAATCATGCTACACAGTCGCTGGGATGCGAATGACACCTTGCCTGACAAATGGCTCAATTATCAGCCACCAAGAAAgtttttcaaaagtcatttaactTTTTTGGGGTAAATCTGCCACTATTTCACTTGCATTTCTTAGGGTTTCATGCCACACAAGATTCCAAATTATCCAGATACTTTCACCATATGGAATGCCTTGAGAAGTTTGGTTCTTATAGTTAACAACCTAAAGAAAATCTAAGTCACATTTGAGCCTATACTCCATAAAGACTAGTTAAGGTCATAATCGAGCCACTTGGAATCTATCATAAAGGGCTtgaacttctccctcccaagcaatgtgggatcccattcaCCACGTTGTTATAAACAATCCAGGGTATTACAATCCCCCCCCACCCCAATCCCAAGTCTCAACGTCAGACCATTCCATCACATAGGTGACACAACTAAAGTTGCACACTTTTGGTTAAcctggctctaataccattttgTAACAACTGAATGAAGGTCTAAGCCACATCTcaacctatactctaaaaggccTAGTCAAGACTATAATTGAAGCcccttgaaatcattataaagggcaTGAACCtctcatttccaagcaatgtggaatctcatTAACCACATTCCTATACAAAATCTGGGGTATTACACCATACATCTATTGCTAGGATTTATTGTTACTTCATGGTTGTAACTACCACTTCAAGTGgtgaaaagaacaaaatcattaaatGTTATTGTACTAactattacttttatattaaGCAGGATGGAGATCAGCACTCAAATTTAACAATTCGAATTGTCAAAACTTAACCATTGGTTCTTCGAGAATAGTCCACTTTgccattttgaaaatgaaaggtAAGGACAAATAAAACTTTGTGGGGATTAGAGTTTAACTTTTGGTTACCTGTAGTTCCAGATGAAAAAAGAATGTTCGTAAATGCTTCTACTGGTTGTTCTATGGCAGCAAATTCATGTTCCCTGCACATTTGATATgaatcgtgaaaaaaaaagcaatggCATCAGAGTTTCACTGAATTTTGAATCTACAAACATTAAATCAGACAAATGTGAGATTACTAATCAAGCAACTTTGGATATATACATTACACTGTTTCTGGACTAAAAAGTTAACAAATATTATGTGTAACAGCTTTGACGCAATAATGCTGACAAAAATTTACCTTGTTATCTAAACGGTTAATGGCGAAGGGAATAAGAAAATGTTGCTACAGACTCTGCTACATATCAACTTCAAACCTAGAACatcttaaaatttgtataaCTAGAGTTTGTGTTCGAGAAAGCTCCTTGAAAGGGAAACTGCTCAAGATCGCTTTCATTATGTAAAATTACAGGATGAATTACCCATCAtgtttgtaacgccccaatgaagacccaaaccacatggcctatacttcaaaaggactagtcaatcaTACAATTAGAGCcacattgaaaccttataaaaagcaagaacttctccttcccaagcaatgtgggatcacatacaccatctacccttatacatcatatggggtatcacaatctcccccccttaaattctcgacATCCTCGTTGAGCCaatccattgtaggtggcacagctcaagtcccacatttttaGTTGGGATAAGCTCTGATGCCATTTATAAtgctccaatggaaggcccaaaccacatg
Protein-coding sequences here:
- the LOC108979949 gene encoding probable acyl-activating enzyme 17, peroxisomal isoform X1; this encodes MGYKALDCITRSDIEARGIAPDLAEGIHGRLTEIVRNYGPATAETWRDISKHILSPDLPFSFHQMMYYGCYMNYGPNPPAWVPDSENAILTNIGQLLVRRGKEFLGSKYKDPISSFSDFQEFSVSNPEVYWKTVLDEMSVSFSVPPQCIFLESPFGESHSSYPGGQWLPGALVNPAKNCLSLNSKRSLDDVVVIWRNEGDDDLPVRRMTLQEFRAEVWLVAHAIKALGLEKGSAIAIDMPMDVNSVFIYLAIVLAGYVVVSIADSFAPLEISTRLKISEAKAVFTQDLIIRGDKSIPLYSRIVEAQSPMAIVIPTRGSSFSMKLRDDDISWHDFLGRVKHLKEHEFAAIEQPVEAFTNILFSSGTTGEPKAIPWTHATPFKAAADAWCHMDIQNGDIIAWPTNLGWMMGPWLVYASLLNGASMALYNGSPLGSGFAKFVQDAKVTMLGVIPSIVRAWKNRNCMAGFDWSAIRCFGSTGEASNVDEYLWLMGRAHYKPIIEYCGGTEIGGGFITGSLLQAQSLAAFSTPAMGCCLFILGNDGHPIPQNQPGIGELALGPHMFGASNLLLNANHYDVYFKGMPSWKGRVLRRHGDVFERTSTGYYQAHGRADDTMNLGGIKVSSVEIERICNAVDNNVLETAAIGVPPPGGGPEQLVIAVVFKDSDNMEADLNQLKILFNSAVQKNLNPLFRVSRVVPLSALPRTATNKVMRRVLRQQLTQLDENSRL
- the LOC108979949 gene encoding probable acyl-activating enzyme 17, peroxisomal isoform X2; translated protein: MGYKALDCITRSDIEARGIAPDLAEGIHGRLTEIVRNYGPATAETWRDISKHILSPDLPFSFHQMMYYGCYMNYGPNPPAWVPDSENAILTNIGQLLVRRGKEFLGSKYKDPISSFSDFQEFSVSNPEVYWKTVLDEMSVSFSVPPQCIFLESPFGESHSSYPGGQWLPGALVNPAKNCLSLNSKRSLDDVVVIWRNEGDDDLPVRRMTLQEFRAEVWLVAHAIKALGLEKGSAIAIDMPMDVNSVFIYLAIVLAGYVVVSIADSFAPLEISTRLKISEAKAVFTQDLIIRGDKSIPLYSRIVEAQSPMAIVIPTRGSSFSMKLRDDDISWHDFLGRVKHLKEHEFAAIEQPVEAFTNILFSSGTTGEPKAIPWTHATPFKAAADAWCHMDIQNGDIIAWPTNLGWMMGPWLVYASLLNGASMALYNGSPLGSGFAKFVQDAKVTMLGVIPSIVRAWKNRNCMAGFDWSAIRCFGSTGEASNVDEYLWLMGRAHYKPIIEYCGGTEIGGGFITGSLLQAQSLAAFSTPAMGCCLFILGNDGHPINQPGIGELALGPHMFGASNLLLNANHYDVYFKGMPSWKGRVLRRHGDVFERTSTGYYQAHGRADDTMNLGGIKVSSVEIERICNAVDNNVLETAAIGVPPPGGGPEQLVIAVVFKDSDNMEADLNQLKILFNSAVQKNLNPLFRVSRVVPLSALPRTATNKVMRRVLRQQLTQLDENSRL